CAAGGCAGCAAGCCTTTCGCTGTATTTCAAGTACGCGAAATACTTGGCTAACGCCGTAGATTCCTGCTTAATCCGCCCTTAAAAGATCTGCCAGCCAATAAATCCGGCCATAACCAGCGCTATCAAAAATTCGTAAAACAAAGAAAAAACCGTCCCCACCAATGCTCCGAAACCGGCCCGGGCCCCATCCATGGGTTCCTTCATCGCAAAAAATATTTCAAACACAAAGGCCCCGATAAAGGTCCCCACCAGCATGCCGCCGAAAAAGGGCAGAAACAGCCCGACAAACATGCCTACGCAGGCGCCGATTGCCCCGTATTTTGTTGATCCGAATTTTCTGGTGCCGAGCCCGGTGACCACAAACTGGCCAATCCAGGAAATGACAAAAAGCCCGGTATAGCCAAGAATCGGCCACAGGCCAAAGGGCTGAAACTCGGTGAGCACCGCATGAATCAACACTCCGGCAAGAATTATCCCGCATCCGGGCAGCGCCGGAACCAGGGTACCGATTACACCGACTACCACAAATAAACCCAGTATCACTTCAGCCAAAACGCTTTATCCTCTCATGTTTTATTGGACGCCTTTTGCACCGGCCTGTTTTGCCGTTTTTCAGTTTACTTTTACCCAACCCTCTCGTATAGTGCCACTCCTATGAACCTACTCTATTCAATCTTCATGGGAATTCTGCAGGGCGCAACGGAATTCCTGCCCATTTCAAGTTCCGGGCATCTGGTGCTGGCTCAGATCCTTCTCGACATCGAGGAAGCAGGCCTTGCCTTTGACGTCACTCTGCACATGGGTACCCTGCTGGCCATCTTTGTCTATTTCCGCAAAGATTTTTATCTGATGATCCGGGCCGTCCTCTGTTTCCGCGACAAAAGCCCTGAAATGAAAG
The Pseudomonadota bacterium genome window above contains:
- a CDS encoding DUF456 domain-containing protein, with product MAEVILGLFVVVGVIGTLVPALPGCGIILAGVLIHAVLTEFQPFGLWPILGYTGLFVISWIGQFVVTGLGTRKFGSTKYGAIGACVGMFVGLFLPFFGGMLVGTFIGAFVFEIFFAMKEPMDGARAGFGALVGTVFSLFYEFLIALVMAGFIGWQIF